Proteins encoded in a region of the Sugiyamaella lignohabitans strain CBS 10342 chromosome B, complete sequence genome:
- the GVP36 gene encoding Gvp36p (BAR domain-containing protein that localizes to Golgi vesicles; the Golgi vesicles it localizes to are both early and late; required for adaptation to varying nutrient concentrations, fluid-phase endocytosis, polarization of the actin cytoskeleton, and vacuole biogenesis; GO_component: GO:0005794 - Golgi apparatus [Evidence IEA]; GO_component: GO:0000139 - Golgi membrane [Evidence IEA]; GO_component: GO:0005737 - cytoplasm [Evidence IDA] [PMID 14562095]; GO_component: GO:0030173 - integral component of Golgi membrane [Evidence IDA] [PMID 16107716]; GO_component: GO:0016020 - membrane [Evidence IEA]; GO_function: GO:0003674 - molecular_function [Evidence ND]; GO_process: GO:0006897 - endocytosis [Evidence IMP] [PMID 18156177]; GO_process: GO:0030950 - establishment or maintenance of actin cytoskeleton polarity [Evidence IMP] [PMID 18156177]; GO_process: GO:0007033 - vacuole organization [Evidence IMP] [PMID 18156177]), protein MSGFDFNKSFQSLQGSVSGISQSFTPFAKRTTRLIQERLGNAEDKTELPEEYLELERRIDALKLVHQKLLSVTSQYENEGYDYPPNLRESFVDLSRTISEKVTTLSHAQSAQEAQNILTSPGSQKEPKTLNHALGRAALAGSESLSSSSDSQPLANALQKYAVAEEKIGEARLSQDQLIVTRFNAAFTTTLNTSIQFATKARRNVQNARLTLDAAKASAKVAKPEKQAAAQIEVEHAEDEFVAATEEAVSVMKNVLDTPEPLRNLLELITAQLAFHKAASEILGDLLPEIETLQSEQESTYRKSRETS, encoded by the coding sequence ATGAGTGGCTTCGATTTCAACAAGTCTTTCCAATCTCTGCAAGGCAGCGTATCCGGCATTAGCCAATCGTTCACTCCTTTCGCTAAGCGTACTACTCGTTTGATTCAAGAGAGACTTGGAAATGCTGAAGACAAAACCGAATTGCCTGAGGAATATCTTGAGCTTGAACGTCGTATCGATGCTTTGAAGTTGGTTCACCAAAAGTTATTGTCGGTCACTTCTCAATATGAGAATGAAGGCTACGACTATCCTCCTAACTTACGTGAATcatttgttgatttgtcTCGTACGATTTCTGAGAAGGTGACTACTTTGTCTCATGCCCAGTCGGctcaagaagctcaaaaTATTCTTACTAGCCCTGGTTCCCAGAAAGAGCCCAAGACTCTTAACCATGCTCTTGGCAGAGCTGCTTTGGCTGGTTCCGAAagtctttcttcttcttcagacTCTCAACCTCTTGCTAATGCTCTCCAAAAGTatgctgttgctgaagAGAAAATCGGTGAAGCCCGTTTGAGCCAAGATCAACTCATTGTCACCAGATTCAATGCTGCTTTCACCACTACTCTCAACACTTCAATCCAATTTGCTACCAAGGCTAGAAGAAATGTCCAAAATGCTCGTTTGACTTTGGACGCTGCTAAGGCCAGTGCCAAGGTTGCCAAACCTGAGAAGCAAGCTGCTGCCCAAATCGAAGTTGAACATGCTGAAGACGAATTTGTGGCTGCTACTGAGGAAGCTGTCAGCGTTATGAAGAATGTCCTTGACACTCCCGAGCCTCTTAGAAACTTGTTGGAGTTGATTACTGCTCAATTGGCTTTCCACAAGGCTGCTTCTGAGATTCTTGGCGATCTACTGCCTGAGATTGAGACCTTACAAAGTGAGCAAGAATCCACATACCGCAAGAGCCGTGAAACTTCATAA
- the VAC14 gene encoding Vac14p (Enzyme regulator; involved in synthesis of phosphatidylinositol 3,5-bisphosphate, in control of trafficking of some proteins to the vacuole lumen via the MVB, and in maintenance of vacuole size and acidity; binds negative (Fig4p) and positive (Fab1p) regulators of PtdIns(3,5)P(2) to control endolysosome function; GO_component: GO:0070772 - PAS complex [Evidence IDA,IPI] [PMID 19037259]; GO_component: GO:0000306 - extrinsic component of vacuolar membrane [Evidence IDA] [PMID 11889142]; GO_component: GO:0000329 - fungal-type vacuole membrane [Evidence IDA] [PMID 11889142]; GO_component: GO:0000329 - fungal-type vacuole membrane [Evidence IDA] [PMID 14528018]; GO_component: GO:0000329 - fungal-type vacuole membrane [Evidence IDA] [PMID 23708375]; GO_component: GO:0016020 - membrane [Evidence IEA]; GO_component: GO:0005774 - vacuolar membrane [Evidence IEA]; GO_component: GO:0005773 - vacuole [Evidence IEA]; GO_function: GO:0030674 - protein binding, bridging [Evidence IDA,IMP] [PMID 19037259]; GO_process: GO:0006661 - phosphatidylinositol biosynthetic process [Evidence IGI,IMP] [PMID 11889142]; GO_process: GO:0033674 - positive regulation of kinase activity [Evidence IGI,IMP] [PMID 11889142]; GO_process: GO:0015031 - protein transport [Evidence IEA]; GO_process: GO:0006810 - transport [Evidence IEA]), which translates to MYNIAKVSKGEILLYFNEIFDALCRLAGDSDPAVKNGADLLDRLIKDIVAEKAATYVSVIPKTSPTMPVSSLQIENEDPNKPILLQEPIQTETTFSLAKFIPVLMERVYVINSYARMFLVSWITLLDSIPDLELISYLPSFLGGLISFLSDPSEDVRVATMSTLSGFLQEIRRITNIKKAVALERENKRKMKEIEDERRASNSSTEDIPPDNEIIGGVRALDLDENGEKIHDSQSTLLKSSQATKPLVSQAIGQGPISTNPDPSPKYPPNQTNQDELARINSTDTIHQESDALSLVQTPQQYSPENALVEYTPDHEEDDDSETDEGLYIPGQDVFINYDKIIEILISHLDSSEENIQIMVLSWIEALLDVSPSSMLAYGPRFLSVLLPTMACDGHSLRQAAERVNDKMLQLILDLPDNNPDDSDYEAADSDNSPSKLDYAATVNSLTLHFLNEKEETRVAALDWLIMLHRKVPRRILAINDATFPALLKTLSDPSEQVITKDLQLLAQISYNSNDEYFAVFMVNLLNLFSTDRRLLESRGKLIIRQLCISLNPERIYRTMADILERDDDVEFASLMVLNLNNNLITAPELGDLRTRLRSLDTRDGASFFVALFKSWCHNSAAALSLCLLAQAYEHAFQVLQIIVEFDVSVALLVQMDKLVQLLESPIFTQLRLQLLEPEKYPFLYKVLYGILMILPQSSAFNTLKNRLNSVSAIGYVHLPQPRSLSSVTSANNTTIPSKASLKHNYRDDIKWMELLDKFRTVQKRLQAARNQTSIKSFRPHSTDTSRITSPVFSTDPAPITNKLNNYKSGLNRSTDRNYNNGGTSSKPGQVTGSTIRSRLTGGRGPFGLRKQSEDKK; encoded by the coding sequence ATGTATAACATTGCCAAGGTCTCAAAAGGAGAGATCCTCCTTTATTTTAACGAAATATTCGATGCTTTGTGCAGACTAGCTGGGGATTCCGACCCTGCTGTTAAGAATGGTGCTGATTTATTGGATAGACTTATAAAAGATATTGTAGCAGAGAAAGCTGCTACTTACGTATCTGTCATTCCAAAGACATCTCCAACAATGCCAGTGTCATCACTACAAATCGAGAATGAGGATCCCAATAAACCTATTTTATTACAAGAACCAATCCAAACTGAAACAACATTTTCATTAGCGAAATTTATCCCCGTGCTTATGGAACGGGTTTATGTTATTAACTCATATGCCAGAATGTTCCTTGTCTCTTGGATTACGCTATTAGATTCAATTCCTGACCTAGAATTGATTAGTTACCTCCCCTCATTTTTAGGTGGACTCATATCTTTCCTTAGCGACCCAAGCGAAGATGTGCGAGTGGCCACTATGAGCACATTGAGTGGTTTTTTACAGGAGATTAGACGAATTACTAATATTAAAAAGGCGGTAGCTTTAGAAAGAGagaacaaaagaaagatgAAAGAGATCGAAGATGAGCGAAGAGCCAGTAATAGTAGCACAGAAGATATTCCCCCCGATAACGAAATTATTGGAGGTGTTCGAGCATTGGATTTAGATGAAAACGGCGAGAAAATACATGATAGTCAGTCTACACTTCTCAAGTCGAGTCAGGCGACCAAACCTCTAGTATCCCAAGCCATTGGTCAGGGGCCCATTTCAACTAACCCTGATCCTTCTCCTAAATACCCTCCAAACCAGACAAACCAGGATGAACTCGCAAGAATCAACTCTACAGACACAATTCATCAGGAATCTGACGCACTATCGCTTGTCCAGACGCCCCAGCAGTATTCACCAGAAAATGCCCTAGTAGAATATACTCCTGATCATgaggaagacgacgattCTGAAACGGATGAGGGTCTTTACATCCCAGGACAAGATGTATTCATAAACTACGACAAAATTATCGAGATACTTATTTCCCATCTAGATTCTTCCGAGGAGAACATTCAAATAATGGTCTTGTCTTGGATTGAAGCTCTCTTGGATGTTTCACCTTCTAGCATGTTGGCTTATGGCCCTAGATTTCTTTCAGTTCTATTACCGACCATGGCATGTGATGGTCATAGCTTGCGGCAGGCCGCCGAGCGCGTGAATGACAAGATGCTCCAGCTTATTTTAGATTTGCCTGACAACAACCCTGATGATTCGGATTATGAGGCAGCAGATAGTGATAACTCTCCAAGCAAATTGGACTATGCTGCCACTGTCAACTCTTTGACTTTACACTTTTTGAATGAAAAGGAAGAGACTAGGGTTGCAGCTTTAGATTGGCTGATAATGCTACATCGTAAGGTTCCTCGCCGTATACTTGCGATAAACGACGCTACTTTTCCTGCTCTATTGAAAACATTATCGGACCCCTCGGAGCAAGTCATTACAAAAGATTTACAGCTTTTGGCTCAAATTTCTTACAACTCCAATGATGAGTATTTTGCAGTTTTTATGGTTAATCTATTAAACCTGTTCAGTACAGACAGGCGATTGCTTGAATCACGGGGAAAGCTGATAATTCGTCAATTATGTATTAGTTTGAATCCAGAACGTATTTACCGGACTATGGCTGATATCCTGGAACGAGATGATGACGTTGAGTTTGCCAGTTTGATGGTTTTAAATCTTAACAACAATCTAATAACTGCTCCAGAACTAGGTGATCTACGGACTCGACTTCGAAGTTTGGATACCCGTGATGGTGCAAGCTTTTTTGTTGCTTTATTTAAGTCATGGTGTCACAATTCGGCAGCGGCTTTATCTCTGTGTCTACTTGCACAAGCATATGAGCATGCATTTCAAGTGCTCCAGATCATAGTCGAGTTTGATGTGAGTGTCGCCCTATTAGTTCAGATGGACAAATTAGTTCAGCTTCTCGAAAGTCCTATATTTACACAACTGAGGTTACAATTATTGGAGCCCGAAAAATATCCGTTCCTGTACAAAGTTCTCTACGGTATTCTAATGATTCTTCCCCAATCTTCTGCATTCAACACCCTTAAGAATCGTCTTAACAGCGTTTCTGCAATTGGCTACGTACATCTTCCCCAACCACGGTCACTATCTAGTGTCACTTCTGCCAATAACACGACTATCCCCAGTAAAGCATCACTAAAGCACAATTACCGTGATGATATCAAGTGGATGGAACTTTTGGATAAATTTCGAACGGTGCAGAAACGACTTCAGGCGGCAAGAAATCAGACATCTATCAAGTCATTCAGACCACATAGCACCGATACGAGTCGTATAACCAGTCCAGTGTTTTCTACCGACCCGGCTCCCATTACAAACAAATTAAACAATTACAAATCTGGTTTGAATCGTTCTACAGACCGTAATTACAATAATGGTGGAACATCCAGTAAACCTGGGCAAGTCACAGGCTCAACAATTCGTAGTAGACTTACCGGTGGTAGAGGGCCGTTTGGACTGCGAAAACAGTCTGAAGATAAGAAGTAA
- a CDS encoding hybrid alkaline phosphatase yields the protein MHLSAITLTAASIALVRAAPAVPPSTLQQASIEVENDVGRLLLEPLPVNTRDVPPSLLQETSIEVENLAGSLIARGVPPSLLQETSIEVENLAGGLISEPVPLKARDVPPSLLQETSIELENLLGGLISEPVPLGARDVPPSLLQETSIELENLLGGLISEPVPLGTRDVPPSLLQETSIELENLLGGLISEPVPLGTRDVPPSLLQETSIELENLLGGLISEPVPLGTRDVPPSLLQETSIELENLLGGIISEPL from the coding sequence ATGCATTTGAGCGCAATTACTTTGACCGCTGCTTCAATTGCTCTCGTTAGAGCTGCGCCTGCCGTTCCACCTAGCACTCTCCAACAAGCTTCTATTGAGGTAGAAAATGATGTGGGTCGTCTTCTTTTGGAACCTCTTCCTGTAAACACCAGAGACGTTCCCCCAAGTCTTCTCCAAGAGACCTCGATTGAAGTGGAGAACCTTGCTGGTAGTCTCATTGCCAGAGGTGTCCCTCCTAGTCTCCTCCAAGAAACCTCGATTGAAGTGGAGAACcttgctggtggtcttaTCAGCGAGCCAGTACCTCTGAAGGCTAGAGATGTTCCACCAAGTCTCCTCCAAGAAACCTCcattgaacttgaaaatcttCTCGGAGGTCTCATCAGCGAGCCAGTACCTCTCGGTGCCAGAGATGTTCCACCAAGTCTTCTCCAAGAGACGTCgattgaacttgaaaatcttTTGGGAGGCCTTATCAGCGAGCCAGTACCTCTAGGCACCAGAGATGTTCCGCCAAGTCTCCTCCAAGAGACCTCgattgaacttgaaaatcttTTGGGAGGTCTTATCAGCGAGCCAGTGCCTCTCGGCACCAGAGATGTTCCGCCAAGTCTCCTCCAAGAGACCTCgattgaacttgaaaatcttTTGGGAGGTCTTATCAGCGAGCCAGTGCCTCTCGGCACCAGAGATGTTCCACCaagtcttcttcaagagaCCTCgattgaacttgaaaatcttTTGGGAGGCATTATCAGTGAACCTCTTTAA
- the DBP2 gene encoding DEAD-box ATP-dependent RNA helicase DBP2 (ATP-dependent RNA helicase of the DEAD-box protein family; has a strong preference for dsRNA; interacts with YRA1; required for the assembly of Yra1p, Nab2p and Mex67p onto mRNA and formation of nuclear mRNP; involved in mRNA decay and rRNA processing; may be involved in suppression of transcription from cryptic initiation sites; GO_component: GO:0005737 - cytoplasm [Evidence IEA,IEA]; GO_component: GO:0005737 - cytoplasm [Evidence IDA] [PMID 14562095]; GO_component: GO:0005739 - mitochondrion [Evidence IDA] [PMID 14576278]; GO_component: GO:0005739 - mitochondrion [Evidence IDA] [PMID 16823961]; GO_component: GO:0005634 - nucleus [Evidence IEA,IEA]; GO_component: GO:0005634 - nucleus [Evidence IDA] [PMID 14562095]; GO_component: GO:0005634 - nucleus [Evidence IDA] [PMID 22679025]; GO_function: GO:0005524 - ATP binding [Evidence IEA,IEA]; GO_function: GO:0004004 - ATP-dependent RNA helicase activity [Evidence IDA] [PMID 23721653]; GO_function: GO:0008026 - ATP-dependent helicase activity [Evidence IEA]; GO_function: GO:0003723 - RNA binding [Evidence IEA]; GO_function: GO:0008186 - RNA-dependent ATPase activity [Evidence IDA,IMP] [PMID 22679025]; GO_function: GO:0004386 - helicase activity [Evidence IEA,IEA]; GO_function: GO:0016787 - hydrolase activity [Evidence IEA]; GO_function: GO:0003676 - nucleic acid binding [Evidence IEA]; GO_function: GO:0000166 - nucleotide binding [Evidence IEA]; GO_process: GO:0006200 - ATP catabolic process [Evidence IEA]; GO_process: GO:1990120 - messenger ribonucleoprotein complex assembly [Evidence IMP] [PMID 23721653]; GO_process: GO:0071042 - nuclear polyadenylation-dependent mRNA catabolic process [Evidence IGI,IMP] [PMID 22679025]; GO_process: GO:0000184 - nuclear-transcribed mRNA catabolic process, nonsense-mediated decay [Evidence IEA]; GO_process: GO:0000184 - nuclear-transcribed mRNA catabolic process, nonsense-mediated decay [Evidence IPI] [PMID 7883168]; GO_process: GO:0006364 - rRNA processing [Evidence IEA]; GO_process: GO:0006364 - rRNA processing [Evidence IMP] [PMID 11585918]; GO_process: GO:0042254 - ribosome biogenesis [Evidence IEA]), whose product MTYDGGSTYSSGGGRYNSYGNGGGYGGGRNGGSGGRGGSGGYGSGYRGGNGGGRGFGGRDSGYGGGDRMSNLGDNLQKQEFDLDSLPKFEKNFYQENEVVANRSDEEVAAFRKQQNMTVYGTNIPKPVETFEEAGFPPYVLKEIQQQGFPNPTAIQSQGWPMALSGRDVIGIASTGSGKTLSYCLPAIVHINAQPLLSPGDGPIVLVLAPTRELAVQIQQECSKFGRSSRIRNTCVYGGVPRGQQIRDLARGVEICIATPGRLIDMIESGKTNLRRVTYLVLDEADRMLDMGFEPQIRKIVDQIRPDRQTLMWSATWPKEVQRLAHDYLKDYIQVNIGSLELSASHNIKQIVEVVSEYEKRDKMVKFLTDAMEDKNSKILIFTGTKRVADDITKYLRQEGWPALAIHGDKQQSERDWVLNEFKTGRSPIMVATDVASRGIGTYLKCPG is encoded by the coding sequence ATGACTTACGACGGTGGTTCTACTTACAGCAGCGGCGGCGGTCGTTACAATAGCTATGgaaatggtggtggttACGGTGGCGGCCGTAACGGAGGCTCTGGTGGCCGTGGTGGAAGTGGTGGCTATGGTAGCGGATACAGAGGTGGAAACGGTGGTGGCCGTGGTTTCGGCGGTAGAGACAGTGGCTacggtggtggtgacaGAATGAGCAACTTGGGTGATAACTTGCAAAAGCAAGAATTCGACCTTGACAGCTTGCCAAAGTTCGAGAAGAACTTctaccaagaaaatgaagttGTTGCCAACAGATCCGATGAGGAGGTCGCTGCTTTCAGAAAGCAACAGAACATGACTGTGTATGGAACCAATATTCCCAAGCCAGTTGAAACTTTCGAGGAAGCCGGTTTCCCACCTTATGTTTTGAAGGAAATTCAACAGCAAGGATTCCCCAACCCCACTGCTATTCAGTCTCAAGGTTGGCCCATGGCTTTGTCTGGTAGAGATGTTATTGGTATTGCTTCAACTGGTTCTGGTAAGACTCTCAGTTACTGTCTTCCTGCTATTGTCCACATTAATGCTCAACCTTTACTTTCTCCTGGCGATGGTCCTATTGTTCTTGTTTTAGCTCCTACCCGTGAGTTGGCTGTTCAGATTCAACAAGAATGTAGCAAGTTTGGTCGTTCTTCTCGTATCCGTAACACCTGTGTTTACGGTGGTGTCCCTCGTGGTCAACAAATCAGAGACTTGGCTCGTGGTGTTGAAATCTGTATTGCCACTCCTGGtcgattgattgatatgATTGAAAGTGGAAAGACCAATTTGCGTCGTGTTACTTATCTTGTTTTGGATGAGGCAGACCGTATGCTTGATATGGGTTTCGAGCCTCAGATCAGAAAGATTGTCGACCAAATTCGTCCTGACCGTCAAACTCTTATGTGGTCTGCTACCTGGCCTAAAGAAGTTCAACGATTGGCTCACGATTACCTTAAGGATTATATTCAAGTGAACATTGGTTCTTTGGAGCTTTCTGCTTCTCATAATATTAAGCAAATCGTCGAAGTTGTCAGCGAGTATGAGAAACGTGACAAGATGGTTAAGTTCCTCACTGACGCCATGGAAGACAAGAACTCTAAAATCCTTATTTTCACAGGTACTAAGAGAGTTGCTGATGATATTACCAAGTATCTTCGTCAAGAAGGATGGCCCGCTCTTGCCATCCACGGTGATAAACAACAATCAGAACGTGACTGGGTCCTCAACGAATTCAAGACTGGTAGATCTCCAATCATGGTTGCCACTGATGTCGCTTCTCGTGGTATTGGTACGTATTTGAAATGCCCTGGTTAG
- the CEX1 gene encoding Cex1p (Component of nuclear aminoacylation-dependent tRNA export pathway; cytoplasmic; interacts with nuclear pore component Nup116p; copurifies with tRNA export receptors Los1p and Msn5p, as well as eIF-1a; required for activation of RAN GTPase Gsp1p and dissociation of receptor-tRNA-Gsp1p export complex; recruits Rna1p from cytoplasm to NPC, facilitates Rna1p activation of Gsp1p GTPase activity by enabling Rna1p to gain access to Gsp1p-GTP bound to export receptor tRNA complex; GO_component: GO:0005737 - cytoplasm [Evidence IEA,IEA]; GO_component: GO:0005737 - cytoplasm [Evidence IDA] [PMID 14562095]; GO_component: GO:0005737 - cytoplasm [Evidence IDA] [PMID 17203074]; GO_component: GO:0005643 - nuclear pore [Evidence IDA,IPI] [PMID 17203074]; GO_function: GO:0000049 - tRNA binding [Evidence IDA] [PMID 17203074]; GO_process: GO:0006409 - tRNA export from nucleus [Evidence IGI,IMP,IPI] [PMID 17203074]; GO_process: GO:0006409 - tRNA export from nucleus [Evidence IGI] [PMID 22008473]) — protein sequence MQKTLLNGNPRSRPRISKLLENPQATEALRTDMTEISDSLNRLTILDDYEFGHFLDKVGTTASKFPPAYVHYKLLPELVKCLELGKGGIKALTTIIEFGKDLPEAHYQKTVTPVIVNLYASPDRVIRLQLLQSLPDYIEFLDSKTVSNKIFQHLATGFSDTEPVIREQSLKSVLHIVDKLTSKQVNGDLLRLLAKTQNDTIPEIRANTTILLGRISEKFSPSTRSGVLVAAYTRALKDPHVPSRLAALLALGASVEYFSPEECCSKLMGAVCPSLLDKDPTVRTQAASTVDTLLTKIKNRAESMNKSAVPGNESQASASTSDLTGMYYSFKAFGVPITLGISELNKSAAAEQGIDVTRAVSAPAVESQTSVNPLKARESPVTTDFNPFQPNLADDFNDDHWAPQDDEDNDGAWGSFNDDFNPSPKVSKKQPSSATKVQKTKPISASKIVLTKKVASLSLEPDAAGDDDEVDEWSNWD from the coding sequence ATGCAAAAGACTTTATTAAACGGAAATCCTAGATCCAGGCCGAGAATTTCAAAGTTACTTGAAAACCCCCAAGCGACTGAAGCATTGAGGACCGATATGACTGAGATTTCTGATTCGCTGAATAGATTGACCATTTTAGATGACTATGAATTTGGTCACTTTTTGGATAAAGTCGGTacaacagcatccaaaTTTCCTCCTGCATATGTCCACTATAAGCTATTGCCAGAGCTAGTTAAATGTCTTGAGCTTGGTAAAGGCGGGATTAAGGCTCTGACAACAATTATTGAGTTTGGTAAAGATCTCCCAGAAGCTCATTATCAAAAAACTGTTACGCCCGTGATTGTCAACTTGTATGCATCACCAGATCGTGTTATTCGGTTACAACTACTTCAAAGCTTGCCAGATTATATTGAATTTTTGGATAGCAAAACTGTATCCAACAAAATATTCCAACATCTGGCTACTGGATTCTCTGATACAGAACCAGTAATCAGAGAGCAATCGTTAAAGTCTGTTCTTCATATTGTCGATAAGCTAACATCTAAACAAGTAAATGGCGATTTGTTGCGGCTTTTGGCAAAAACTCAGAATGACACAATCCCAGAAATACGTGCCAATACAACGATATTGCTGGGTAGAATATCCGAAAAGTTCTCACCGTCAACTCGATCTGGCGTATTGGTAGCCGCTTACACGAGGGCGCTTAAGGATCCCCATGTTCCTTCAAGATTGGCAGCTTTATTAGCTCTTGGGGCATCTGTAGAATATTTCTCACCCGAGGAATGTTGTTCCAAGCTTATGGGTGCAGTGTGCCCTTCTTTATTAGACAAAGACCCAACAGTCCGGACCCAGGCGGCCTCTACAGTAGACACCCTCTTAActaaaatcaaaaatcGAGCGGAATCGATGAACAAGTCTGCTGTTCCCGGAAATGAGAGTCAGGCATCTGCCTCGACTAGTGATCTGACAGGTATGTATTACAGCTTTAAAGCTTTTGGAGTTCCCATAACTCTAGGAATTTCGGAATTAAACAAGTCGGCTGCAGCAGAGCAGGGTATCGACGTCACTCGAGCTGTGTCTGCTCCTGCCGTGGAGTCTCAAACCTCAGTCAATCCATTGAAAGCTCGCGAATCACCAGTAACTACAGACTTTAATCCTTTCCAGCCTAATCTTGCAGATGATTTCAACGATGACCATTGGGCTCCtcaagatgatgaagacaatGATGGTGCATGGGGATCTTTTAATGACGATTTCAATCCTTCTCCCAAAGTGAGCAAGAAGCAGCCAAGTTCGGCCACAAAAGTCCAGAAGACGAAACCCATCAGTGCATCTAAAATAGTCCTGACAAAAAAGGTTGCGTCTCTTTCGTTGGAAcctgatgctgctggcgatgatgatgaggtaGACGAGTGGAGCAACTGGGACTAG